Proteins from a genomic interval of Cucumis melo cultivar AY chromosome 7, USDA_Cmelo_AY_1.0, whole genome shotgun sequence:
- the LOC103495774 gene encoding transcription factor-like protein DPB isoform X1, protein MGTRTQQPSREDDDDDLPSGPGATTISGQSVSMSGSVGSPSSRSEQTMATPASDNTFLRLNNLDIHGDEAGSQGPTANVKKKRGQRAVGGDKSGRGLRQFSMKVCEKVESKGRTTYNEVADELVAEFADPGNSVASPDQQQQYDEKNIRRRVYDALNVLMAMDIISKDKKEIQWKGLPRTSVNDIEELKAERLGLRNRIEKKAAYLQELEEQYVGLQNLIQRNEQLFSSENAPSGGVSLPFILVQTRPHATVEIEISEDMQLVHFDFNSTPFELHDDNYVLKAMKFCNRPQCDNTAQNFTPDGGEGSSMSGMYQPPHMPIPSLSNTPVRTPTSPPLPGIIKARVKHEH, encoded by the exons ATGGGTACAAGAACACAGCAACCATCCCGAGAAGACGACGATGACGACCTCCCAAGTGGCCCTGGTGCCACCACCATTTCGGGTCAGTCTGTTTCAATGAGTGGCAGTGTGGGTTCTCCTTCTAGTCGCAGCGAGCAAACCATGGCTACGCCTGCCAGCGACAACACTTTTCTTCGATTGAACAACCTCGACATCCATGGCGACGAGGCGGGGTCGCAAGGACCCACTGC TAATGTGAAGAAAAAGAGGGGTCAGCGTGCTGTTGGAGGGGACAAGAGTGGAAGGGGGCTTCGCCAATTCAGCATGAAAG TTTGCGAGAAAGTGGAGAGTAAGGGAAGAACGACATATAACGAG GTTGCAGATGAACTTGTCGCAGAGTTTGCTGATCCTGGCAACAGTGTTGCATCGCCAGATCAG CAGCAACAGTACGACGAAAAAAATATTAGGCGGAGGGTATATGATGCCCTGAATGTCCTCATGGCAATGGATATTATATCAAAGGATAAGAAGGAGATACAATGGAAGGGTCTACCACGTACCAGCGTGAATGATATTGAAGAACTAAAG GCAGAGCGTCTTGGACTTCGAAATAGGATTGAAAAGAAAGCAGCGTACTTGCAAGAGTTGGAGGAACAG TATGTAGGTCTTCAGAACCTAATACAGCGAAACGAACAATTATTCAGTTCGGAGAATGCCCCCAGTGGTGGCGTGTCTTTGCCTTTCATCCTGGTGCAG ACGAGGCCTCATGCAACTGTTGAGATAGAAATTTCAGAAGATATGCAGCTGGTGCATTTTGATTTCAACAG TACTCCCTTTGAGCTCCATGATGACAATTATGTTTTGAAGGCGATGAAATTTTGCAACAGACCGCAATGCGATAATACAGCACAAAATTTTACTCCTGATGGTGGGGAGGGTTCTAGCATGTCAGGCATGTATCAACCACCCCATATGCCTATTCCTTCGTTGTCTAACACGCCGGTTAGAACACCAACCTCACCCCCACTTCCTGGAATCATAAAAGCTCGCGTCAAACACGAACATTAA
- the LOC103495774 gene encoding transcription factor-like protein DPB isoform X3, whose amino-acid sequence MGTRTQQPSREDDDDDLPSGPGATTISGQSVSMSGSVGSPSSRSEQTMATPASDNTFLRLNNLDIHGDEAGSQGPTANVKKKRGQRAVGGDKSGRGLRQFSMKVCEKVESKGRTTYNEVADELVAEFADPGNSVASPDQQQQYDEKNIRRRVYDALNVLMAMDIISKDKKEIQWKGLPRTSVNDIEELKAERLGLRNRIEKKAAYLQELEEQAWIAVIIFLLFVSHDYHGIIILQSWYHLTCLNWLLLCRSSEPNTAKRTIIQFGECPQWWRVFAFHPGADEASCNC is encoded by the exons ATGGGTACAAGAACACAGCAACCATCCCGAGAAGACGACGATGACGACCTCCCAAGTGGCCCTGGTGCCACCACCATTTCGGGTCAGTCTGTTTCAATGAGTGGCAGTGTGGGTTCTCCTTCTAGTCGCAGCGAGCAAACCATGGCTACGCCTGCCAGCGACAACACTTTTCTTCGATTGAACAACCTCGACATCCATGGCGACGAGGCGGGGTCGCAAGGACCCACTGC TAATGTGAAGAAAAAGAGGGGTCAGCGTGCTGTTGGAGGGGACAAGAGTGGAAGGGGGCTTCGCCAATTCAGCATGAAAG TTTGCGAGAAAGTGGAGAGTAAGGGAAGAACGACATATAACGAG GTTGCAGATGAACTTGTCGCAGAGTTTGCTGATCCTGGCAACAGTGTTGCATCGCCAGATCAG CAGCAACAGTACGACGAAAAAAATATTAGGCGGAGGGTATATGATGCCCTGAATGTCCTCATGGCAATGGATATTATATCAAAGGATAAGAAGGAGATACAATGGAAGGGTCTACCACGTACCAGCGTGAATGATATTGAAGAACTAAAG GCAGAGCGTCTTGGACTTCGAAATAGGATTGAAAAGAAAGCAGCGTACTTGCAAGAGTTGGAGGAACAGGCATGGATAGCTGTCATTATATTCTTGCTGTTTGTTTCTCATGATTATCATGGTATTATCATTTTGCAGTCTTGGTATCACCTCACGTGTCTGAATTGGTTGTTGT TATGTAGGTCTTCAGAACCTAATACAGCGAAACGAACAATTATTCAGTTCGGAGAATGCCCCCAGTGGTGGCGTGTCTTTGCCTTTCATCCTGGTGCAG ACGAGGCCTCATGCAACTGTTGA
- the LOC103495774 gene encoding transcription factor-like protein DPB isoform X2, with protein MGTRTQQPSREDDDDDLPSGPGATTISGQSVSMSGSVGSPSSRSEQTMATPASDNTFLRLNNLDIHGDEAGSQGPTANVKKKRGQRAVGGDKSGRGLRQFSMKVCEKVESKGRTTYNEVADELVAEFADPGNSVASPDQQQYDEKNIRRRVYDALNVLMAMDIISKDKKEIQWKGLPRTSVNDIEELKAERLGLRNRIEKKAAYLQELEEQYVGLQNLIQRNEQLFSSENAPSGGVSLPFILVQTRPHATVEIEISEDMQLVHFDFNSTPFELHDDNYVLKAMKFCNRPQCDNTAQNFTPDGGEGSSMSGMYQPPHMPIPSLSNTPVRTPTSPPLPGIIKARVKHEH; from the exons ATGGGTACAAGAACACAGCAACCATCCCGAGAAGACGACGATGACGACCTCCCAAGTGGCCCTGGTGCCACCACCATTTCGGGTCAGTCTGTTTCAATGAGTGGCAGTGTGGGTTCTCCTTCTAGTCGCAGCGAGCAAACCATGGCTACGCCTGCCAGCGACAACACTTTTCTTCGATTGAACAACCTCGACATCCATGGCGACGAGGCGGGGTCGCAAGGACCCACTGC TAATGTGAAGAAAAAGAGGGGTCAGCGTGCTGTTGGAGGGGACAAGAGTGGAAGGGGGCTTCGCCAATTCAGCATGAAAG TTTGCGAGAAAGTGGAGAGTAAGGGAAGAACGACATATAACGAG GTTGCAGATGAACTTGTCGCAGAGTTTGCTGATCCTGGCAACAGTGTTGCATCGCCAGATCAG CAACAGTACGACGAAAAAAATATTAGGCGGAGGGTATATGATGCCCTGAATGTCCTCATGGCAATGGATATTATATCAAAGGATAAGAAGGAGATACAATGGAAGGGTCTACCACGTACCAGCGTGAATGATATTGAAGAACTAAAG GCAGAGCGTCTTGGACTTCGAAATAGGATTGAAAAGAAAGCAGCGTACTTGCAAGAGTTGGAGGAACAG TATGTAGGTCTTCAGAACCTAATACAGCGAAACGAACAATTATTCAGTTCGGAGAATGCCCCCAGTGGTGGCGTGTCTTTGCCTTTCATCCTGGTGCAG ACGAGGCCTCATGCAACTGTTGAGATAGAAATTTCAGAAGATATGCAGCTGGTGCATTTTGATTTCAACAG TACTCCCTTTGAGCTCCATGATGACAATTATGTTTTGAAGGCGATGAAATTTTGCAACAGACCGCAATGCGATAATACAGCACAAAATTTTACTCCTGATGGTGGGGAGGGTTCTAGCATGTCAGGCATGTATCAACCACCCCATATGCCTATTCCTTCGTTGTCTAACACGCCGGTTAGAACACCAACCTCACCCCCACTTCCTGGAATCATAAAAGCTCGCGTCAAACACGAACATTAA